Proteins co-encoded in one Gadus morhua chromosome 6, gadMor3.0, whole genome shotgun sequence genomic window:
- the trim36 gene encoding E3 ubiquitin-protein ligase TRIM36 isoform X2: MAAEVRRNSIAVPIKNIERELICPICKELFTHPLILPCQHSVCHKCVRELLMLSHDDSFDAGSECSMPGSPRSRVPSPSMERLDRLVRSAAARRSFGHRGRRGHHVVGSLSSSMSSPGWRRNSVTPRVTAIPCPGCQHDIELGERGISMLFRNFTLENIVERYRQAARAAVAIMCNVCKPPLPPQEATKSCMDCKASYCNECFKLNHPWGTPKAQHEYVGPTTNFRPKVLMCPEHEMEKVNMYCEVCRRPVCHLCKLGGSHANHKVTSMSSAYKILKEKLAKSIHYLISKEDQVRTQISDLDVLIKQTEENGQLSEREAIAHFDRLFETLQERKTEMLRSIDQSRNRRLDQLKGQVEEYQGMLENSGLVGYAQEVLKETDQSCFVQTAKQLHVRIQRATESLRTFHPASNPCFDEFVLDTSKEEMLLKEMCFGGVPDPPLIDLSRSRVYNEATICWRLSDDHIATDHQLLEYRRLGGRGQSPAPPQEDGVDSGSWRTTERVYGASTVVCDLEPDSLYAFRVRSCRSSMYSPYSPEVTFHTPPAPAFGFLFNDKCGFSAERLVLSKRRDSVESQAGMAFLLASERVQTGSYIGLDYIIGDMGITQGRHFWAFRVEAHSYMVKVGVASDTKLLEWFHNPRDTSSPRYDQDSGHDSGSEDACYELSQPFTLLTLGMGKLFIPKASASSVSSSSALVSTAASERVLPMPQRVGVCLDYDAGRVYFYDADTMRCLYERQVECSGTMYPAFGLMGGGRVHLEDFITAKRLTF; this comes from the exons ATGGCTGCAGAAGTGCGGCGTAACTCCATCGCG GTCCCCATCAAGAACATTGAGAGGGAGCTCATCTGCCCCATCTGCAAGGAACTCTTCACCCACCCGCTGATCCTGCCCTGCCAGCACAGCGTCTGTCATAAATGcgtccgcgagctgctgatgcTCAGCCACGACGACTCGTTCGACGCCGGCTCGGAGTGCTCCATGCCCGGTAGCCCCCGGTCCAGGgtgccctccccctccatggAGAGACTGGACCGGCTAGTCCGATCAG CCGCAGCGAGAAGGTCGTTTGGGCATCGAGGTAGACGAGGGCACCATGTTGTGGGTAGCTTAAGTA GTTCCATGTCGTCCCCCGGCTGGCGGAGGAACTCGGTGACCCCCCGGGTCACGGCCATCCCGTGCCCGGGCTGCCAGCACGACATCGAGCTGGGCGAGCGTGGCATCAGCATGCTGTTCCGCAACTTCACGCTGGAGAACATCGTGGAGCGCTACCGGCAGGCGGCCCGCGCCGCCGTGGCCATCATGTGCAACGTGTGCaagccgccgctgccgccgcagGAGGCCACCAAGAGCTGCATGGACTGCAAGGCCAGCTACTGCAACGAGTGCTTCAAGCTGAACCACCCCTGGGGAACCCCCAAGGCCCAGCACGAGTACGTGGGGCCCACCACCAACTTCAGGCCTAAG GTACTCATGTGTCCGGAGCACGAGATGGAGAAGGTGAACATGTACTGTGAGGTTTGCAGACGGCCCGTCTGTCACCTCTGCAAGCTGGGCGGTTCCCACGCCAACCACAAAGTCACCTCCATGAGCAGTGCCTACAAGATCCTCAAG GAGAAACTGGCCAAGAGTATCCATTACCTCATCAGTAAAGAGGACCAGGTCAGGACTCAGATTTCGGATCTGGATGTACTGATCAAGCAGACTGAG GAAAATGGGCAACTCTCGGAGCGGGAGGCCATCGCGCACTTCGACCGGCTGTTCGAAACCCTGCAGGAGAGGAAGACGGAGATGTTGCGGTCCATCGATCAGTCACGCAACCGACGCCTAGACCAGCTAAAGGGCCAG GTGGAGGAGTACCAGGGAATGCTGGAGAACAGTGGCCTGGTAGGCTACGCTCAAGAGGTTCTGAAAGAGACGGACCAGTCGTGCTTTGTACAGACGGCCAAGCAGCTGCACGTGAG AATCCAGAGGGCCACAGAGTCTCTTAGGACCTTCCACCCTGCGTCCAACCCCTGCTTCGATGAGTTTGTGCTGGACACGTCCAAAGAGGAGATGCTGCTGAAGGAGATGTGCTTCGGCGGAG TCCCTGACCCTCCTTTGATTGACCTATCACGTAGCAGAGTTTACAATGAAGCCACAATCTGCTGGAGGCTTTCTGATGACCACATAGCTACGGACCACCAGCTCCTGGAATACCGCAG GCTTGGGGGCCGGGGCCAGTCCCCAGCCCCGCCTCAGGAGGACGGTGTGGACTCGGGGTCCTGGAGGACCACCGAGCGGGTCTACGGCGCCAGCACCGTAGTCTGTGACCTGGAGCCCGACAGCCTGTACGCCTTCAGGGTCCGGAGCTGCCGTAGCTCCATGTACAGCCCCTACAGCCCGGAGGTCACCTTCcacaccccccccgccccag CGTTCGGGTTCCTCTTCAACGACAAGTGTGGCTTCAGCGCGGAGCGGCTGGTGCTGAGCAAGCGGCGCGACAGCGTGGAGAGCCAGGCGGGCATGGCCTTCCTGCTCGCCTCGGAGCGCGTGCAGACTGGCAGCTACATCGGCCTGGATTACATCATAGGGGACATGGGAATCACCCAAGGACG TCACTTCTGGGCATTCCGGGTGGAGGCGCACTCCTACATGGTcaaagtgggcgtggcctcggACACCAAGCTGCTCGAGTGGTTCCACAACCCCAGGGACACCAGCAGTCCTAG GTACGACCAGGACAGCGGCCACGACAGTGGCAGCGAGGACGCGTGCTACGAGCTCTCCCAGCCCTTCACCCTCCTCACACTGGGCATGGGCAAGCTCTTCATCCCCAAGGCCTCAgcttcctccgtctcctcctcctccgcgctGGTCTCCACGGCGGCCAGCGAGCGCGTGCTGCCCATGCCGCAGCGCGTGGGCGTGTGCCTGGACTACGACGCGGGCCGCGTCTACTTCTACGACGCCGACACCATGAGGTGCCTTTACGAGAGGCAGGTGGAGTGCTCCGGGACCATGTACCCTGCCTTCGGCCTCATGGGCGGAGGGAGGGTCCACCTTGAGGACTTCATCACGGCAAAGAGACTCACCTTCTAG
- the trim36 gene encoding E3 ubiquitin-protein ligase TRIM36 isoform X1: MSDSEDMTEFASIVERIERGEVPIKNIERELICPICKELFTHPLILPCQHSVCHKCVRELLMLSHDDSFDAGSECSMPGSPRSRVPSPSMERLDRLVRSAAARRSFGHRGRRGHHVVGSLSSSMSSPGWRRNSVTPRVTAIPCPGCQHDIELGERGISMLFRNFTLENIVERYRQAARAAVAIMCNVCKPPLPPQEATKSCMDCKASYCNECFKLNHPWGTPKAQHEYVGPTTNFRPKVLMCPEHEMEKVNMYCEVCRRPVCHLCKLGGSHANHKVTSMSSAYKILKEKLAKSIHYLISKEDQVRTQISDLDVLIKQTEENGQLSEREAIAHFDRLFETLQERKTEMLRSIDQSRNRRLDQLKGQVEEYQGMLENSGLVGYAQEVLKETDQSCFVQTAKQLHVRIQRATESLRTFHPASNPCFDEFVLDTSKEEMLLKEMCFGGVPDPPLIDLSRSRVYNEATICWRLSDDHIATDHQLLEYRRLGGRGQSPAPPQEDGVDSGSWRTTERVYGASTVVCDLEPDSLYAFRVRSCRSSMYSPYSPEVTFHTPPAPAFGFLFNDKCGFSAERLVLSKRRDSVESQAGMAFLLASERVQTGSYIGLDYIIGDMGITQGRHFWAFRVEAHSYMVKVGVASDTKLLEWFHNPRDTSSPRYDQDSGHDSGSEDACYELSQPFTLLTLGMGKLFIPKASASSVSSSSALVSTAASERVLPMPQRVGVCLDYDAGRVYFYDADTMRCLYERQVECSGTMYPAFGLMGGGRVHLEDFITAKRLTF, encoded by the exons ATGTCGGATTCCGAGGATATGACGGAGTTTGCCAGTATCgtggagaggatagagagaggagag GTCCCCATCAAGAACATTGAGAGGGAGCTCATCTGCCCCATCTGCAAGGAACTCTTCACCCACCCGCTGATCCTGCCCTGCCAGCACAGCGTCTGTCATAAATGcgtccgcgagctgctgatgcTCAGCCACGACGACTCGTTCGACGCCGGCTCGGAGTGCTCCATGCCCGGTAGCCCCCGGTCCAGGgtgccctccccctccatggAGAGACTGGACCGGCTAGTCCGATCAG CCGCAGCGAGAAGGTCGTTTGGGCATCGAGGTAGACGAGGGCACCATGTTGTGGGTAGCTTAAGTA GTTCCATGTCGTCCCCCGGCTGGCGGAGGAACTCGGTGACCCCCCGGGTCACGGCCATCCCGTGCCCGGGCTGCCAGCACGACATCGAGCTGGGCGAGCGTGGCATCAGCATGCTGTTCCGCAACTTCACGCTGGAGAACATCGTGGAGCGCTACCGGCAGGCGGCCCGCGCCGCCGTGGCCATCATGTGCAACGTGTGCaagccgccgctgccgccgcagGAGGCCACCAAGAGCTGCATGGACTGCAAGGCCAGCTACTGCAACGAGTGCTTCAAGCTGAACCACCCCTGGGGAACCCCCAAGGCCCAGCACGAGTACGTGGGGCCCACCACCAACTTCAGGCCTAAG GTACTCATGTGTCCGGAGCACGAGATGGAGAAGGTGAACATGTACTGTGAGGTTTGCAGACGGCCCGTCTGTCACCTCTGCAAGCTGGGCGGTTCCCACGCCAACCACAAAGTCACCTCCATGAGCAGTGCCTACAAGATCCTCAAG GAGAAACTGGCCAAGAGTATCCATTACCTCATCAGTAAAGAGGACCAGGTCAGGACTCAGATTTCGGATCTGGATGTACTGATCAAGCAGACTGAG GAAAATGGGCAACTCTCGGAGCGGGAGGCCATCGCGCACTTCGACCGGCTGTTCGAAACCCTGCAGGAGAGGAAGACGGAGATGTTGCGGTCCATCGATCAGTCACGCAACCGACGCCTAGACCAGCTAAAGGGCCAG GTGGAGGAGTACCAGGGAATGCTGGAGAACAGTGGCCTGGTAGGCTACGCTCAAGAGGTTCTGAAAGAGACGGACCAGTCGTGCTTTGTACAGACGGCCAAGCAGCTGCACGTGAG AATCCAGAGGGCCACAGAGTCTCTTAGGACCTTCCACCCTGCGTCCAACCCCTGCTTCGATGAGTTTGTGCTGGACACGTCCAAAGAGGAGATGCTGCTGAAGGAGATGTGCTTCGGCGGAG TCCCTGACCCTCCTTTGATTGACCTATCACGTAGCAGAGTTTACAATGAAGCCACAATCTGCTGGAGGCTTTCTGATGACCACATAGCTACGGACCACCAGCTCCTGGAATACCGCAG GCTTGGGGGCCGGGGCCAGTCCCCAGCCCCGCCTCAGGAGGACGGTGTGGACTCGGGGTCCTGGAGGACCACCGAGCGGGTCTACGGCGCCAGCACCGTAGTCTGTGACCTGGAGCCCGACAGCCTGTACGCCTTCAGGGTCCGGAGCTGCCGTAGCTCCATGTACAGCCCCTACAGCCCGGAGGTCACCTTCcacaccccccccgccccag CGTTCGGGTTCCTCTTCAACGACAAGTGTGGCTTCAGCGCGGAGCGGCTGGTGCTGAGCAAGCGGCGCGACAGCGTGGAGAGCCAGGCGGGCATGGCCTTCCTGCTCGCCTCGGAGCGCGTGCAGACTGGCAGCTACATCGGCCTGGATTACATCATAGGGGACATGGGAATCACCCAAGGACG TCACTTCTGGGCATTCCGGGTGGAGGCGCACTCCTACATGGTcaaagtgggcgtggcctcggACACCAAGCTGCTCGAGTGGTTCCACAACCCCAGGGACACCAGCAGTCCTAG GTACGACCAGGACAGCGGCCACGACAGTGGCAGCGAGGACGCGTGCTACGAGCTCTCCCAGCCCTTCACCCTCCTCACACTGGGCATGGGCAAGCTCTTCATCCCCAAGGCCTCAgcttcctccgtctcctcctcctccgcgctGGTCTCCACGGCGGCCAGCGAGCGCGTGCTGCCCATGCCGCAGCGCGTGGGCGTGTGCCTGGACTACGACGCGGGCCGCGTCTACTTCTACGACGCCGACACCATGAGGTGCCTTTACGAGAGGCAGGTGGAGTGCTCCGGGACCATGTACCCTGCCTTCGGCCTCATGGGCGGAGGGAGGGTCCACCTTGAGGACTTCATCACGGCAAAGAGACTCACCTTCTAG
- the trim36 gene encoding E3 ubiquitin-protein ligase TRIM36 isoform X4 produces the protein MSDSEDMTEFASIVERIERGEVPIKNIERELICPICKELFTHPLILPCQHSVCHKCVRELLMLSHDDSFDAGSECSMPGSPRSRVPSPSMERLDRLVRSGSMSSPGWRRNSVTPRVTAIPCPGCQHDIELGERGISMLFRNFTLENIVERYRQAARAAVAIMCNVCKPPLPPQEATKSCMDCKASYCNECFKLNHPWGTPKAQHEYVGPTTNFRPKVLMCPEHEMEKVNMYCEVCRRPVCHLCKLGGSHANHKVTSMSSAYKILKEKLAKSIHYLISKEDQVRTQISDLDVLIKQTEENGQLSEREAIAHFDRLFETLQERKTEMLRSIDQSRNRRLDQLKGQVEEYQGMLENSGLVGYAQEVLKETDQSCFVQTAKQLHVRIQRATESLRTFHPASNPCFDEFVLDTSKEEMLLKEMCFGGVPDPPLIDLSRSRVYNEATICWRLSDDHIATDHQLLEYRRLGGRGQSPAPPQEDGVDSGSWRTTERVYGASTVVCDLEPDSLYAFRVRSCRSSMYSPYSPEVTFHTPPAPAFGFLFNDKCGFSAERLVLSKRRDSVESQAGMAFLLASERVQTGSYIGLDYIIGDMGITQGRHFWAFRVEAHSYMVKVGVASDTKLLEWFHNPRDTSSPRYDQDSGHDSGSEDACYELSQPFTLLTLGMGKLFIPKASASSVSSSSALVSTAASERVLPMPQRVGVCLDYDAGRVYFYDADTMRCLYERQVECSGTMYPAFGLMGGGRVHLEDFITAKRLTF, from the exons ATGTCGGATTCCGAGGATATGACGGAGTTTGCCAGTATCgtggagaggatagagagaggagag GTCCCCATCAAGAACATTGAGAGGGAGCTCATCTGCCCCATCTGCAAGGAACTCTTCACCCACCCGCTGATCCTGCCCTGCCAGCACAGCGTCTGTCATAAATGcgtccgcgagctgctgatgcTCAGCCACGACGACTCGTTCGACGCCGGCTCGGAGTGCTCCATGCCCGGTAGCCCCCGGTCCAGGgtgccctccccctccatggAGAGACTGGACCGGCTAGTCCGATCAG GTTCCATGTCGTCCCCCGGCTGGCGGAGGAACTCGGTGACCCCCCGGGTCACGGCCATCCCGTGCCCGGGCTGCCAGCACGACATCGAGCTGGGCGAGCGTGGCATCAGCATGCTGTTCCGCAACTTCACGCTGGAGAACATCGTGGAGCGCTACCGGCAGGCGGCCCGCGCCGCCGTGGCCATCATGTGCAACGTGTGCaagccgccgctgccgccgcagGAGGCCACCAAGAGCTGCATGGACTGCAAGGCCAGCTACTGCAACGAGTGCTTCAAGCTGAACCACCCCTGGGGAACCCCCAAGGCCCAGCACGAGTACGTGGGGCCCACCACCAACTTCAGGCCTAAG GTACTCATGTGTCCGGAGCACGAGATGGAGAAGGTGAACATGTACTGTGAGGTTTGCAGACGGCCCGTCTGTCACCTCTGCAAGCTGGGCGGTTCCCACGCCAACCACAAAGTCACCTCCATGAGCAGTGCCTACAAGATCCTCAAG GAGAAACTGGCCAAGAGTATCCATTACCTCATCAGTAAAGAGGACCAGGTCAGGACTCAGATTTCGGATCTGGATGTACTGATCAAGCAGACTGAG GAAAATGGGCAACTCTCGGAGCGGGAGGCCATCGCGCACTTCGACCGGCTGTTCGAAACCCTGCAGGAGAGGAAGACGGAGATGTTGCGGTCCATCGATCAGTCACGCAACCGACGCCTAGACCAGCTAAAGGGCCAG GTGGAGGAGTACCAGGGAATGCTGGAGAACAGTGGCCTGGTAGGCTACGCTCAAGAGGTTCTGAAAGAGACGGACCAGTCGTGCTTTGTACAGACGGCCAAGCAGCTGCACGTGAG AATCCAGAGGGCCACAGAGTCTCTTAGGACCTTCCACCCTGCGTCCAACCCCTGCTTCGATGAGTTTGTGCTGGACACGTCCAAAGAGGAGATGCTGCTGAAGGAGATGTGCTTCGGCGGAG TCCCTGACCCTCCTTTGATTGACCTATCACGTAGCAGAGTTTACAATGAAGCCACAATCTGCTGGAGGCTTTCTGATGACCACATAGCTACGGACCACCAGCTCCTGGAATACCGCAG GCTTGGGGGCCGGGGCCAGTCCCCAGCCCCGCCTCAGGAGGACGGTGTGGACTCGGGGTCCTGGAGGACCACCGAGCGGGTCTACGGCGCCAGCACCGTAGTCTGTGACCTGGAGCCCGACAGCCTGTACGCCTTCAGGGTCCGGAGCTGCCGTAGCTCCATGTACAGCCCCTACAGCCCGGAGGTCACCTTCcacaccccccccgccccag CGTTCGGGTTCCTCTTCAACGACAAGTGTGGCTTCAGCGCGGAGCGGCTGGTGCTGAGCAAGCGGCGCGACAGCGTGGAGAGCCAGGCGGGCATGGCCTTCCTGCTCGCCTCGGAGCGCGTGCAGACTGGCAGCTACATCGGCCTGGATTACATCATAGGGGACATGGGAATCACCCAAGGACG TCACTTCTGGGCATTCCGGGTGGAGGCGCACTCCTACATGGTcaaagtgggcgtggcctcggACACCAAGCTGCTCGAGTGGTTCCACAACCCCAGGGACACCAGCAGTCCTAG GTACGACCAGGACAGCGGCCACGACAGTGGCAGCGAGGACGCGTGCTACGAGCTCTCCCAGCCCTTCACCCTCCTCACACTGGGCATGGGCAAGCTCTTCATCCCCAAGGCCTCAgcttcctccgtctcctcctcctccgcgctGGTCTCCACGGCGGCCAGCGAGCGCGTGCTGCCCATGCCGCAGCGCGTGGGCGTGTGCCTGGACTACGACGCGGGCCGCGTCTACTTCTACGACGCCGACACCATGAGGTGCCTTTACGAGAGGCAGGTGGAGTGCTCCGGGACCATGTACCCTGCCTTCGGCCTCATGGGCGGAGGGAGGGTCCACCTTGAGGACTTCATCACGGCAAAGAGACTCACCTTCTAG
- the trim36 gene encoding E3 ubiquitin-protein ligase TRIM36 isoform X6 yields MAAEVRRNSIAVPIKNIERELICPICKELFTHPLILPCQHSVCHKCVRELLMLSHDDSFDAGSECSMPGSPRSRVPSPSMERLDRLVRSGSMSSPGWRRNSVTPRVTAIPCPGCQHDIELGERGISMLFRNFTLENIVERYRQAARAAVAIMCNVCKPPLPPQEATKSCMDCKASYCNECFKLNHPWGTPKAQHEYVGPTTNFRPKVLMCPEHEMEKVNMYCEVCRRPVCHLCKLGGSHANHKVTSMSSAYKILKEKLAKSIHYLISKEDQVRTQISDLDVLIKQTEENGQLSEREAIAHFDRLFETLQERKTEMLRSIDQSRNRRLDQLKGQVEEYQGMLENSGLVGYAQEVLKETDQSCFVQTAKQLHVRIQRATESLRTFHPASNPCFDEFVLDTSKEEMLLKEMCFGGVPDPPLIDLSRSRVYNEATICWRLSDDHIATDHQLLEYRRLGGRGQSPAPPQEDGVDSGSWRTTERVYGASTVVCDLEPDSLYAFRVRSCRSSMYSPYSPEVTFHTPPAPAFGFLFNDKCGFSAERLVLSKRRDSVESQAGMAFLLASERVQTGSYIGLDYIIGDMGITQGRHFWAFRVEAHSYMVKVGVASDTKLLEWFHNPRDTSSPRYDQDSGHDSGSEDACYELSQPFTLLTLGMGKLFIPKASASSVSSSSALVSTAASERVLPMPQRVGVCLDYDAGRVYFYDADTMRCLYERQVECSGTMYPAFGLMGGGRVHLEDFITAKRLTF; encoded by the exons ATGGCTGCAGAAGTGCGGCGTAACTCCATCGCG GTCCCCATCAAGAACATTGAGAGGGAGCTCATCTGCCCCATCTGCAAGGAACTCTTCACCCACCCGCTGATCCTGCCCTGCCAGCACAGCGTCTGTCATAAATGcgtccgcgagctgctgatgcTCAGCCACGACGACTCGTTCGACGCCGGCTCGGAGTGCTCCATGCCCGGTAGCCCCCGGTCCAGGgtgccctccccctccatggAGAGACTGGACCGGCTAGTCCGATCAG GTTCCATGTCGTCCCCCGGCTGGCGGAGGAACTCGGTGACCCCCCGGGTCACGGCCATCCCGTGCCCGGGCTGCCAGCACGACATCGAGCTGGGCGAGCGTGGCATCAGCATGCTGTTCCGCAACTTCACGCTGGAGAACATCGTGGAGCGCTACCGGCAGGCGGCCCGCGCCGCCGTGGCCATCATGTGCAACGTGTGCaagccgccgctgccgccgcagGAGGCCACCAAGAGCTGCATGGACTGCAAGGCCAGCTACTGCAACGAGTGCTTCAAGCTGAACCACCCCTGGGGAACCCCCAAGGCCCAGCACGAGTACGTGGGGCCCACCACCAACTTCAGGCCTAAG GTACTCATGTGTCCGGAGCACGAGATGGAGAAGGTGAACATGTACTGTGAGGTTTGCAGACGGCCCGTCTGTCACCTCTGCAAGCTGGGCGGTTCCCACGCCAACCACAAAGTCACCTCCATGAGCAGTGCCTACAAGATCCTCAAG GAGAAACTGGCCAAGAGTATCCATTACCTCATCAGTAAAGAGGACCAGGTCAGGACTCAGATTTCGGATCTGGATGTACTGATCAAGCAGACTGAG GAAAATGGGCAACTCTCGGAGCGGGAGGCCATCGCGCACTTCGACCGGCTGTTCGAAACCCTGCAGGAGAGGAAGACGGAGATGTTGCGGTCCATCGATCAGTCACGCAACCGACGCCTAGACCAGCTAAAGGGCCAG GTGGAGGAGTACCAGGGAATGCTGGAGAACAGTGGCCTGGTAGGCTACGCTCAAGAGGTTCTGAAAGAGACGGACCAGTCGTGCTTTGTACAGACGGCCAAGCAGCTGCACGTGAG AATCCAGAGGGCCACAGAGTCTCTTAGGACCTTCCACCCTGCGTCCAACCCCTGCTTCGATGAGTTTGTGCTGGACACGTCCAAAGAGGAGATGCTGCTGAAGGAGATGTGCTTCGGCGGAG TCCCTGACCCTCCTTTGATTGACCTATCACGTAGCAGAGTTTACAATGAAGCCACAATCTGCTGGAGGCTTTCTGATGACCACATAGCTACGGACCACCAGCTCCTGGAATACCGCAG GCTTGGGGGCCGGGGCCAGTCCCCAGCCCCGCCTCAGGAGGACGGTGTGGACTCGGGGTCCTGGAGGACCACCGAGCGGGTCTACGGCGCCAGCACCGTAGTCTGTGACCTGGAGCCCGACAGCCTGTACGCCTTCAGGGTCCGGAGCTGCCGTAGCTCCATGTACAGCCCCTACAGCCCGGAGGTCACCTTCcacaccccccccgccccag CGTTCGGGTTCCTCTTCAACGACAAGTGTGGCTTCAGCGCGGAGCGGCTGGTGCTGAGCAAGCGGCGCGACAGCGTGGAGAGCCAGGCGGGCATGGCCTTCCTGCTCGCCTCGGAGCGCGTGCAGACTGGCAGCTACATCGGCCTGGATTACATCATAGGGGACATGGGAATCACCCAAGGACG TCACTTCTGGGCATTCCGGGTGGAGGCGCACTCCTACATGGTcaaagtgggcgtggcctcggACACCAAGCTGCTCGAGTGGTTCCACAACCCCAGGGACACCAGCAGTCCTAG GTACGACCAGGACAGCGGCCACGACAGTGGCAGCGAGGACGCGTGCTACGAGCTCTCCCAGCCCTTCACCCTCCTCACACTGGGCATGGGCAAGCTCTTCATCCCCAAGGCCTCAgcttcctccgtctcctcctcctccgcgctGGTCTCCACGGCGGCCAGCGAGCGCGTGCTGCCCATGCCGCAGCGCGTGGGCGTGTGCCTGGACTACGACGCGGGCCGCGTCTACTTCTACGACGCCGACACCATGAGGTGCCTTTACGAGAGGCAGGTGGAGTGCTCCGGGACCATGTACCCTGCCTTCGGCCTCATGGGCGGAGGGAGGGTCCACCTTGAGGACTTCATCACGGCAAAGAGACTCACCTTCTAG